The following proteins are encoded in a genomic region of Puniceicoccus vermicola:
- a CDS encoding MotA/TolQ/ExbB proton channel family protein, with protein sequence MNRLIEESWEIWQAGGPLMLPLALLAFGLFYAETRLFLQIRRHVPGVPASLSQTNRSIPYIFESLRERILQPIDRKIRFYAILVGVCPLLGLLGTVAGMTTTFTGMAEPGASNLSFEVAGGVSEALVTTQAGLLVAIPGMVLLSFLRRGRDRIALRYFGLEAKALEQGSLSISTGPSNSDANKPQPRFSTP encoded by the coding sequence ATGAACCGACTCATAGAGGAATCCTGGGAAATTTGGCAAGCCGGCGGACCGCTGATGCTTCCGCTCGCGCTTTTGGCCTTTGGCCTCTTTTACGCCGAGACCCGCCTCTTCCTCCAAATTCGAAGGCACGTTCCGGGAGTGCCTGCCTCCCTTTCCCAGACAAACCGCTCGATTCCGTACATATTCGAATCGCTCCGGGAACGAATTCTCCAGCCCATCGATCGAAAAATTCGGTTCTACGCCATCCTTGTCGGAGTATGTCCACTTCTCGGACTCCTTGGAACTGTGGCCGGGATGACCACCACTTTCACCGGCATGGCTGAACCCGGTGCCTCCAATCTCTCTTTCGAAGTCGCCGGAGGTGTTTCGGAAGCACTGGTGACCACTCAGGCAGGCCTTCTCGTCGCAATCCCCGGCATGGTTCTCCTCTCCTTTCTTCGGAGAGGCCGTGACCGTATCGCCCTTCGATATTTCGGTCTGGAAGCCAAAGCCTTGGAGCAAGGCTCACTATCGATCTCAACCGGGCCAAGCAACTCCGACGCCAATAAACCCCAACCCCGGTTTTCTACGCCATGA
- a CDS encoding ExbD/TolR family protein yields MRRRRSISEEPEGALAEETINVSPLIDVVFILLIFFIVTTVFVRETGIDVERPRAASSSELSREALLIAVDAEGAVFYGGSPLDIRALRSTVKRLLQGDPRPVIIQADRRTSTEDLVAVIDEISLAGAESVNIATRASDG; encoded by the coding sequence ATGAGACGCCGCCGCTCCATTAGCGAGGAACCGGAAGGGGCCCTTGCCGAAGAAACGATCAATGTGTCTCCACTCATCGATGTGGTTTTCATTCTGCTCATCTTTTTCATCGTCACGACCGTCTTTGTCCGCGAAACCGGAATCGACGTCGAACGCCCACGGGCCGCGAGTTCTTCAGAACTTTCCCGCGAGGCGCTTCTCATCGCAGTCGATGCCGAAGGCGCCGTTTTCTATGGAGGCTCCCCTCTCGACATCCGGGCTCTACGATCTACGGTGAAGAGACTCCTGCAGGGAGACCCACGGCCGGTGATCATTCAGGCTGACAGAAGGACCTCCACGGAGGACCTCGTCGCCGTGATCGACGAGATCAGCCTCGCCGGTGCCGAATCGGTCAATATCGCAACGCGCGCCTCCGATGGGTAA
- a CDS encoding energy transducer TonB: MGKSLKRGDRLIPALVAGVLTFLLFLLLPLSRMLSPDSDEERWNVREITPAQVPPPPPPEPVESQQSSLASAAAPDLRPAPEQLSLKALPITLSVNPDADLIASPAISSLAGGFNAGDEIRRFTFADLDGGPRVLSVPPVSIPLRLARRGFGRGRVVFSIRILTDGSVEILDVLESTHPELIDAARRSASRARFEPPEINGQPVEVEGKWPLLIDASPR; encoded by the coding sequence ATGGGTAAATCTCTCAAACGAGGCGACCGGTTGATTCCGGCACTCGTGGCCGGAGTTCTGACCTTCTTGCTGTTTCTCCTCCTCCCTCTATCCCGGATGCTCTCGCCGGATTCAGATGAGGAACGGTGGAACGTTCGGGAGATCACTCCCGCTCAAGTGCCTCCCCCGCCTCCTCCCGAGCCAGTCGAGTCCCAGCAGTCTTCCCTGGCATCCGCCGCTGCACCGGACCTCCGACCCGCCCCAGAGCAACTTTCCCTAAAGGCACTTCCCATTACTCTTTCCGTCAATCCCGACGCTGATCTCATCGCCTCTCCTGCAATTTCCTCTCTCGCGGGGGGATTCAACGCTGGAGACGAGATTCGCCGGTTTACCTTTGCCGATCTCGACGGAGGCCCTCGCGTTCTCAGCGTACCTCCGGTTTCCATTCCCCTCCGCTTGGCCCGGCGTGGATTCGGCCGAGGCCGCGTCGTCTTTTCAATCCGAATCCTAACGGACGGATCCGTCGAGATTCTAGACGTCCTCGAAAGTACCCATCCTGAACTAATTGACGCTGCCCGCCGCTCAGCTTCCCGCGCACGATTTGAACCACCCGAAATCAATGGACAACCCGTTGAGGTCGAAGGAAAATGGCCCTTATTGATCGACGCCTCACCGCGATGA